The following proteins are encoded in a genomic region of Musa acuminata AAA Group cultivar baxijiao chromosome BXJ2-11, Cavendish_Baxijiao_AAA, whole genome shotgun sequence:
- the LOC135627888 gene encoding uncharacterized protein LOC135627888 — protein sequence MNGSFNGQILVDKLAKLNNTQQSIETLSHWCIFHMNKATQVVETWERQFYCSPREQRVSFLYLANDILQNSRRKGLEFINEFWKVLPDALNDVCGNGDEFGRKTVLRLVDIWDERKVFGSRGQILKEEISGRRLENGNKNVKAIIYKSKQSSEFLEKIISSYDHVCDEEALFRKCQSAISIVDKLEKELGSDIEYGSINGSEVMGELQMQHHMLLECIEQLKAAELSRATLISYLKEALHEQEIKIEQVRHQLQEAESRYERATVASAQLNGEQPPAEQRTKESSLAFSETSPGFAPEATAGSSDEAQITSTRCTQEEPLTENNSSHSESEHRRTAAAEVAAKLTASASSAQMLCHVLSSLASEGVIGQANKEDFSSDNKRLKTENSVPSHVLLLQPPLQPPLPSLPHPQLQHQLPLLPPGTHPSPIVEPLPSTSTSLPSAQPPPPPLITTQFMPSAAGPMTGIPYVYGSALPPLPNYPPMFGIHLGPSAPNPFHNVQASEGPNTFGQPPLPAPPPPLTRQ from the exons ATGAACGGATCATTTAATGGGCAGATTTTGGTGGATAAGCTTGCTAAGCTCAACAATACGCAGCAGAGCATAGAGA CTTTATCACATTGGTGCATCTTCCACATGAACAAAGCAACACAAGTTGTGGAAACATGGGAGAGACAATTTTATTGCTCTCCGAGGGAACAAAGAGTATCATTTCTCTACCTTGCTAATGATATTTTGCAGAACAGCCGGAGAAAAGGTTTAGAGTTCATTAATGAATTCTGGAAAGTTCTTCCTGATGCTTTAAATGATGTATGTGGTAATGGAGATGAATTTGGAAGGAAAACTGTACTAAGACTG GTTGACATATGGGATGAACGTAAAGTTTTCGGTTCTCGTGGACAAATTCTTAAGGAAGAAATATCGGGAAGGAGGCTTGAAAATGGAAATAAAAATGTGAAGGCCATTATTTACAAGTCG AAGCAATCTAGTGAATTTCTGGAGAAGATCATttcaagctatgatcatgtttgtGATGAAGAAGCTTTATTTAGAAAATGTCAAAGTGCTATTAGCATTGTTGATAAATTAGAAAAGGAACTTGGGAGTGATATTGAATATG GGAGTATAAATGGATCTGAAGTCATGGGAGAGTTGCAGATGCAGCATCACATGCTATTAGAGTGCATAGAACAACTAAAGGCAGCTGAATTGTCCAGAGCAACTTTGATATCGTATTTGAAAGAAGCCCTCCATGAGCAG GAAATAAAGATCGAACAAGTTCGTCACCAACTTCAG GAGGCTGAATCACGATATGAGAGAGCAACGGTTGCCTCCGCACAGCTTAATGGTGAACAACCCCCAGCCGAGCAGAGAACCAAGGAATCATCATTGGCATTCTCTGAGACCTCTCCTGGTTTTGCCCCTGAAGCTACTGCTGGCTCCTCGGACGAAGCACAAATAACTTCCACCAGATGCACCCAGGAGGAACCTCTCACCGAAAATAATTCTTCTCATTCTGAGAGTGAACACCGGAGAACGGCAGCTGCTGAAGTGGCAGCAAAACTCACCGCGTCTGCCTCCTCCGCCCAAATGCTGTGCCATGTCCTCTCCTCTCTGGCCTCGGAGGGTGTCATTGGCCAGGCAAACAAAGAAGATTTTTCTTCCGACAATAAGAGGCTTAAAACAGAAAACAGTGTGCCTTCTCATGTGCTGCTGCTGCAGCCTCCGCTTCAGCCACCGTTGCCATCTCTTCCACATCCTCAATTACAGCATCAGCTGCCGCTGCTACCACCAGGGACTCATCCAAGCCCCATTGTAGAGCCGCTGCCGTCTACATCAACTTCACTGCCATCAGCACAGCCGCCACCACCCCCACTTATCACCACTCAGTTCATGCCGTCAGCTGCTGGACCTATGACAGGCATCCCATATGTCTATGGTTCAGCTCTGCCACCTCTCCCAAATTATCCGCCAATGTTTGGCATTCATCTCGGTCCAAGTGCTCCAAATCCATTCCACAATGTTCAAGCATCGGAGGGGCCCAATACCTTTGGCCAACCACCATTACCGGCACCGCCACCGCCATTGACCCGGCAATGA
- the LOC135627887 gene encoding DEK domain-containing chromatin-associated protein 1-like isoform X2, producing MDTEAGEEAKNAGDGSPTAEQEDKEQGDGSSAAPPEAGGEESKEEGGDVAKEKVEGEKRKRGRKRKAALDKSGEEGEGMPKERKRRSVVVREGATPVERPSRERKTVERFSEMSLPRSPVPKTLSFKQGSGEKLKDIPNVFFKLSKRKSDDNLQALHGILFGRKANVHYLKRNILQFSGFVWSENEAKQRARFKEKLDKCKKERLLDFCDLLDIHAVKASSKKEEIIANLMEFLESPCVTRDVVLAEKEEKKRGRAKGRSHSTPGEASSDRRIKKQRKSHKQSAQDENEDNEEGASVDTKEASSDGEGDGHAQEESDRDLDHEENEEDEQEEPEATNKSEDEPNSTHGNKKGSSKEMNKQGSRASTEEKSAMRKNSAKVTKSALSSPRKSDPVDDSDSEPRSTTKSKQEGGRKGRAIEKPPATKENTRKKRSAKSESKVTEKKRGKVKTSKATNSEPSTEELHAVVSDILKEVDFNTATLADILRQLGAHFKMNLMDRKAEVKRIIEDVINSMSDDEDGEDEDRAEDAKEDDTKEGSDDGDGDK from the exons ATGGACACTGAAGCAGGGGAGGAGGCCAAGAACGCCGGCGACGGATCTCCCACAGCAGAGCAGGAGGACAAGGAACAGGGGGATGGCTCGTCCGCGGCGCCGCCTGAGGCCGGAGGAGAGGAGAGCAAGGAGGAGGGCGGTGATGTGGCGAAGGAGAAAGTAGAAGGTGAGAAGCGGAAGCGAGGGAGGAAGAGGAAAGCGGCGTTGGACAAGAGCGGAGAGGAGGGGGAGgggatgccgaaggagaggaagcGGCGGTCGGTGGTCGTGCGGGAAGGAGCCACCCCGGTGGAGAGGCCGTCCAGGGAGCGGAAGACCGTCGAGAGGTTCTCGGAGATGTCCCTTCCGAGGTCTCCCGTGCCGAAGACTTTGTCTTTCAAGCAG GGTTCTGGAGAGAAGCTGAAAGACATTCCAAACG TTTTTTTTAAGTTGTCAAAACGAAAATCTGATGACAACCTTCAAGCGCTTCATGGCATTCTTTTTGGAAGGAAAGCAAAT GTACATTATCTTAAGAGAAATATTCTCCAGTTCTCTGGATTTGTTTGGAGCGAGAATGAG GCAAAGCAGAGGGCAAGGTTTaaagaaaagcttgataagtgTAAGAAGGAAAGGTTGCTTGATTTCTGTGACTTACTTGATATTCATGCTGTAAAAGCCTCTTCCAAAAAG GAAGAAATTATAGCAAATTTGATGGAATTTTTGGAATCTCCTTGTGTAACTAGAGATGTAGTACTTGCTGAAAAG GAAGAAAAGAAACGAGGGAGGGCAAAGGGAAGAAGTCATTCAACACCTGGAGAAGCATCTTCAGATAGACGAATTAAG AAACAAAGAAAGAGCCACAAGCAATCAGCTCAAGACGAGAACGAGGATAATGAAGAGGGTGCTTCAGTTGACACAAAGGAAGCATCTAGTGATGGCGAAGGTGATGGGCATGCACAGGAAGAGAGTGATCGTGATCTGGATCATGAAGAAAATGAGGAAGATGAGCAAGAGGAGCCTGAAGCCACTAATAAAAG cGAAGATGAACCAAATTCAACCCATGGAAACAAAAAGGGTTCTTCCAAGGAGATGAACAAGCAAGGCTCAAGGGCCTCAACAGAAGAGAAATCTGCAATGAGAAAGAATTCTGCTAAGGTTACTAAAAGTGCCTTATCATCACCAAGAAAAAGTGATCCCGTGGATGATAGTGATTCCGAGCCACGTTCAACCACCAAAAGCAAACAGGAGGGTGGAAGGAAGGGACGGGCAATTGAGAAACCTCCAGCTACCAAGGAAAACACCAGGAAGAAAAGATCTGCTAAGTCAGAGTCAAAGGTTACGGAGAAAAAACGAG GAAAAGTCAAGACTAGTAAGGCCACCAACAGTGAACCTAGCACAGAGGAGTTGCATGCTGTTGTGAGTGATATACTGAAAGAAGTGGACTTCAATACT GCAACTTTGGCCGATATTCTGAGACAGTTAG GGGCTCACTTCAAGATGAATCTGATGGACAGAAAAGCGGAAGTGAAGCGCATAATTGAGGATGTCATAAACAGTATGTCTGACGATGAAGACGGTGAGGATGAAGATCGTGCCGAAGATGCCAAGGAGGACGACACAAAGGAAGGTTCTGATGATGGAGATGGTGATAAGTAG
- the LOC135627887 gene encoding DEK domain-containing chromatin-associated protein 1-like isoform X1 yields MDTEAGEEAKNAGDGSPTAEQEDKEQGDGSSAAPPEAGGEESKEEGGDVAKEKVEGEKRKRGRKRKAALDKSGEEGEGMPKERKRRSVVVREGATPVERPSRERKTVERFSEMSLPRSPVPKTLSFKQGSGEKLKDIPNVFFKLSKRKSDDNLQALHGILFGRKANVHYLKRNILQFSGFVWSENEAKQRARFKEKLDKCKKERLLDFCDLLDIHAVKASSKKEEIIANLMEFLESPCVTRDVVLAEKEEKKRGRAKGRSHSTPGEASSDRRIKHLLMCRNKERATSNQLKTRTRIMKRVLQLTQRKHLVMAKVMGMHRKRVIVIWIMKKMRKMSKRSLKPLIKDEPNSTHGNKKGSSKEMNKQGSRASTEEKSAMRKNSAKVTKSALSSPRKSDPVDDSDSEPRSTTKSKQEGGRKGRAIEKPPATKENTRKKRSAKSESKVTEKKRGKVKTSKATNSEPSTEELHAVVSDILKEVDFNTATLADILRQLGAHFKMNLMDRKAEVKRIIEDVINSMSDDEDGEDEDRAEDAKEDDTKEGSDDGDGDK; encoded by the exons ATGGACACTGAAGCAGGGGAGGAGGCCAAGAACGCCGGCGACGGATCTCCCACAGCAGAGCAGGAGGACAAGGAACAGGGGGATGGCTCGTCCGCGGCGCCGCCTGAGGCCGGAGGAGAGGAGAGCAAGGAGGAGGGCGGTGATGTGGCGAAGGAGAAAGTAGAAGGTGAGAAGCGGAAGCGAGGGAGGAAGAGGAAAGCGGCGTTGGACAAGAGCGGAGAGGAGGGGGAGgggatgccgaaggagaggaagcGGCGGTCGGTGGTCGTGCGGGAAGGAGCCACCCCGGTGGAGAGGCCGTCCAGGGAGCGGAAGACCGTCGAGAGGTTCTCGGAGATGTCCCTTCCGAGGTCTCCCGTGCCGAAGACTTTGTCTTTCAAGCAG GGTTCTGGAGAGAAGCTGAAAGACATTCCAAACG TTTTTTTTAAGTTGTCAAAACGAAAATCTGATGACAACCTTCAAGCGCTTCATGGCATTCTTTTTGGAAGGAAAGCAAAT GTACATTATCTTAAGAGAAATATTCTCCAGTTCTCTGGATTTGTTTGGAGCGAGAATGAG GCAAAGCAGAGGGCAAGGTTTaaagaaaagcttgataagtgTAAGAAGGAAAGGTTGCTTGATTTCTGTGACTTACTTGATATTCATGCTGTAAAAGCCTCTTCCAAAAAG GAAGAAATTATAGCAAATTTGATGGAATTTTTGGAATCTCCTTGTGTAACTAGAGATGTAGTACTTGCTGAAAAG GAAGAAAAGAAACGAGGGAGGGCAAAGGGAAGAAGTCATTCAACACCTGGAGAAGCATCTTCAGATAGACGAATTAAG CACCTCTTAATGTGCAGAAACAAAGAAAGAGCCACAAGCAATCAGCTCAAGACGAGAACGAGGATAATGAAGAGGGTGCTTCAGTTGACACAAAGGAAGCATCTAGTGATGGCGAAGGTGATGGGCATGCACAGGAAGAGAGTGATCGTGATCTGGATCATGAAGAAAATGAGGAAGATGAGCAAGAGGAGCCTGAAGCCACTAATAAAAG ATGAACCAAATTCAACCCATGGAAACAAAAAGGGTTCTTCCAAGGAGATGAACAAGCAAGGCTCAAGGGCCTCAACAGAAGAGAAATCTGCAATGAGAAAGAATTCTGCTAAGGTTACTAAAAGTGCCTTATCATCACCAAGAAAAAGTGATCCCGTGGATGATAGTGATTCCGAGCCACGTTCAACCACCAAAAGCAAACAGGAGGGTGGAAGGAAGGGACGGGCAATTGAGAAACCTCCAGCTACCAAGGAAAACACCAGGAAGAAAAGATCTGCTAAGTCAGAGTCAAAGGTTACGGAGAAAAAACGAG GAAAAGTCAAGACTAGTAAGGCCACCAACAGTGAACCTAGCACAGAGGAGTTGCATGCTGTTGTGAGTGATATACTGAAAGAAGTGGACTTCAATACT GCAACTTTGGCCGATATTCTGAGACAGTTAG GGGCTCACTTCAAGATGAATCTGATGGACAGAAAAGCGGAAGTGAAGCGCATAATTGAGGATGTCATAAACAGTATGTCTGACGATGAAGACGGTGAGGATGAAGATCGTGCCGAAGATGCCAAGGAGGACGACACAAAGGAAGGTTCTGATGATGGAGATGGTGATAAGTAG
- the LOC135627887 gene encoding DEK domain-containing chromatin-associated protein 2-like isoform X3 translates to MDTEAGEEAKNAGDGSPTAEQEDKEQGDGSSAAPPEAGGEESKEEGGDVAKEKVEGEKRKRGRKRKAALDKSGEEGEGMPKERKRRSVVVREGATPVERPSRERKTVERFSEMSLPRSPVPKTLSFKQGSGEKLKDIPNVFFKLSKRKSDDNLQALHGILFGRKANVHYLKRNILQFSGFVWSENEAKQRARFKEKLDKCKKERLLDFCDLLDIHAVKASSKKEEIIANLMEFLESPCVTRDVVLAEKEEKKRGRAKGRSHSTPGEASSDRRIKHLLMCRNKERATSNQLKTRTRIMKRVLQLTQRKHLVMAKVMGMHRKRVIVIWIMKKMRKMSKRSLKPLIKDEPNSTHGNKKGSSKEMNKQGSRASTEEKSAMRKNSAKVTKSALSSPRKSDPVDDSDSEPRSTTKSKQEGGRKGRAIEKPPATKENTRKKRSAKSESKVTEKKRAFLL, encoded by the exons ATGGACACTGAAGCAGGGGAGGAGGCCAAGAACGCCGGCGACGGATCTCCCACAGCAGAGCAGGAGGACAAGGAACAGGGGGATGGCTCGTCCGCGGCGCCGCCTGAGGCCGGAGGAGAGGAGAGCAAGGAGGAGGGCGGTGATGTGGCGAAGGAGAAAGTAGAAGGTGAGAAGCGGAAGCGAGGGAGGAAGAGGAAAGCGGCGTTGGACAAGAGCGGAGAGGAGGGGGAGgggatgccgaaggagaggaagcGGCGGTCGGTGGTCGTGCGGGAAGGAGCCACCCCGGTGGAGAGGCCGTCCAGGGAGCGGAAGACCGTCGAGAGGTTCTCGGAGATGTCCCTTCCGAGGTCTCCCGTGCCGAAGACTTTGTCTTTCAAGCAG GGTTCTGGAGAGAAGCTGAAAGACATTCCAAACG TTTTTTTTAAGTTGTCAAAACGAAAATCTGATGACAACCTTCAAGCGCTTCATGGCATTCTTTTTGGAAGGAAAGCAAAT GTACATTATCTTAAGAGAAATATTCTCCAGTTCTCTGGATTTGTTTGGAGCGAGAATGAG GCAAAGCAGAGGGCAAGGTTTaaagaaaagcttgataagtgTAAGAAGGAAAGGTTGCTTGATTTCTGTGACTTACTTGATATTCATGCTGTAAAAGCCTCTTCCAAAAAG GAAGAAATTATAGCAAATTTGATGGAATTTTTGGAATCTCCTTGTGTAACTAGAGATGTAGTACTTGCTGAAAAG GAAGAAAAGAAACGAGGGAGGGCAAAGGGAAGAAGTCATTCAACACCTGGAGAAGCATCTTCAGATAGACGAATTAAG CACCTCTTAATGTGCAGAAACAAAGAAAGAGCCACAAGCAATCAGCTCAAGACGAGAACGAGGATAATGAAGAGGGTGCTTCAGTTGACACAAAGGAAGCATCTAGTGATGGCGAAGGTGATGGGCATGCACAGGAAGAGAGTGATCGTGATCTGGATCATGAAGAAAATGAGGAAGATGAGCAAGAGGAGCCTGAAGCCACTAATAAAAG ATGAACCAAATTCAACCCATGGAAACAAAAAGGGTTCTTCCAAGGAGATGAACAAGCAAGGCTCAAGGGCCTCAACAGAAGAGAAATCTGCAATGAGAAAGAATTCTGCTAAGGTTACTAAAAGTGCCTTATCATCACCAAGAAAAAGTGATCCCGTGGATGATAGTGATTCCGAGCCACGTTCAACCACCAAAAGCAAACAGGAGGGTGGAAGGAAGGGACGGGCAATTGAGAAACCTCCAGCTACCAAGGAAAACACCAGGAAGAAAAGATCTGCTAAGTCAGAGTCAAAGGTTACGGAGAAAAAACGAG CCTTTCTCTTGTGA
- the LOC103970714 gene encoding heavy metal-associated isoprenylated plant protein 7 → MGEEEKKPEKEGKKEPPPPPPPAAAAEEEKEKKDGGVGDGGEGEKKEGEKKESEKAAENPPPPPPPPPEEVVMKVYMHCEGCARKVRRCLRGFQGVEEVVADSRTHRVVVKGRRAAEDPMKVVERVQKKSGRKVELLSPIPPAKPEKEEKKEEKPKAEEKKEPQVIIVVLRVYMHCEACAQEIKKTILRMKGVQTAEPDLKSLEVTVKGAFDPASLVAYVHKRTGKHAAVVKQEPVEKKPEEPEKAKAEEPPPAEAAGKDEKKSSGGEKNEKEKKGGENKEEEKKKEEGGGEDSKKDGTVAAEQKNGDKKKEEQEEKKEANGGGEGVGQGATEVPAAVVAVAATAIDGGGAGKPKRNEFYYYYPRYPVEYAYPPQIFSDENPNACAVM, encoded by the exons ATGGGAGAG GAGGAGAAGAAGCCGGAGAAGGAAGGGAAGAaagagccgccgccgccgccgccaccggctGCTGCggcagaggaggagaaggagaagaaggatggAGGTGTCGGCGACGGAGGCGAgggggagaagaaagagggagagaagaaggAGAGCGAGAAGGCGGCCGAGAATCCAccgcctccgccaccgccgccgccggagGAAGTGGTGATGAAGGTCTACATGCATTGCGAGGGGTGTGCCAGGAAGGTGCGCCGATGCCTCAGAGGCTTCCAAG GCGTGGAGGAGGTGGTGGCGGACAGCCGGACGCACCGGGTGGTGGTGAAGGGGAGGAGGGCGGCGGAGGATCCCATGAAGGTGGTGGAGAGGGTGCAGAAGAAGAGCGGGCGGAAAGTGGAGCTGCTGAGTCCCATTCCACCTGCGAAACcggaaaaggaggagaagaaagaggagaagccCAAGGCagaggagaagaaagag CCGCAGGTGATCATTGTCGTGCTCAGAGTCTACATGCATTGCGAGGCCTGCGCCCAAGAGATCAAGAAAACGATCCTAAGAATGAAAG GGGTGCAGACGGCGGAACCGGACCTGAAGAGCTTGGAGGTCACGGTGAAAGGCGCGTTCGACCCGGCGAGCCTGGTGGCGTACGTGCACAAGCGGACGGGGAAGCACGCGGCGGTGGTGAAGCAGGAGCCGGTGGAGAAGAAGCCGGAGGAGCCAGAGAAGGCCAAGGCCGAGGAGCCGCCACCAGCTGAGGCGGCGGGAAAGGACGAGAAGAAGTCCAGTGGTGGAGAGAAGaacgagaaggagaagaagggtggggagaacaaggaggaagagaagaagaaggaggagggcgGAGGGGAGGACTCGAAGAAGGACGGCACCGTCGCAGCGGAGCAGAAGAACGGGGACAAGAAGAaggaggagcaggaggagaagaaggaggccAACGGCGGCGGCGAAGGAGTAGGGCAAGGGGCGACGGAGGTTCCGGCTGCCGTCGTGGCCGTGGCGGCGACGGCGATCGACGGCGGCGGAGCGGGTAAGCCGAAGAGGAACGAGTTCTATTACTACTACCCGCGCTACCCCGTGGAGTACGCTTACCCGCCGCAGATCTTTAGCGACGAGAATCCTAATGCATGCGCTGTCATGTGA